From the genome of Triticum aestivum cultivar Chinese Spring chromosome 3B, IWGSC CS RefSeq v2.1, whole genome shotgun sequence, one region includes:
- the LOC123067145 gene encoding putative F-box protein PP2-B12: MEKKQERKGNDSGSGSIQQIPEECLAKAIGLTSPADACRAGAVSAAFRSAADSDAAWEGFLPPDCDAILERAVHLVDFSSKKELFHDLSDEHVLLDDGKRSFGLHRSSGAKCYMLSASVLEIAWVGVDLYWTKRSDPDSRFSKVAELVAVCLFHIHGIISTKELSPGTHYAAYLVFKLTHHASGLNSPCQRSRVDIGEQLVRSAHRVSLHPCNRACSAGNDQMSMMNGGTKLHEHEDEEGGGAIRYPCPRTDGWLELEMGDFHTSTSVDDADVYMELRESEELQWKKGLIIEGIEIRPKN, from the exons ATGGAGAAGAAGCAAGAAAGGAAGGGCAACGACAGCGGAAGTGGATCGATCCAGCAGATCCCGGAGGAGTGCCTGGCCAAGGCCATCGGCCTGACATCGCCCGCGGACGCCTGCCGGGCCGGGGCGGTGTCGGCCGCCTTCCGGTCGGCGGCGGACTCGGACGCCGCGTGGGAGGGCTTCCTGCCGCCGGACTGCGACGCGATCCTCGAGCGGGCCGTCCACCTCGTGGATTTCTCGTCCAAGAAGGAGCTCTTCCACGACCTCAGCGACGAGCATGTCCTCCTCGACGATGGCAAAAGG AGCTTTGGGCTCCACAGATCGAGTGGCGCCAAATGCTACATGCTGTCTGCGAGCGTGCTGGAAATTGCTTGGGTTGGTGTGGATCTTTACTGGACAAAGAGGTCCGACCCAGATTCAAG GTTCTCCAAGGTGGCTGAGCTTGTGGCGGTGTGCTTGTTTCACATCCATGGCATCATCAGCACCAAGGAGCTCTCTCCTGGTACCCACTATGCGGCGTACCTTGTCTTCAAGCTCACCCACCATGCCTCCGGCCTTAACTCTCCATGCCAGCGATCGCGCGTCGACATAGGCGAGCAACTGGTGCGGAGCGCCCATAGGGTGTCTCTCCACCCCTGCAATCGTGCTTGTTCCGCTGGTAATGACCAAATGTCGATGATGAATGGTGGCACAAAGTTGCACGAGCACGAGGATGAAGAAGGAGGCGGTGCCATCAGGTACCCATGCCCACGGACCGATGGCTGGCTGGAGCTGGAGATGGGCGACTTCCACACATCCACAAGCGTTGATGATGCAGATGTTTACATGGAGCTGCGGGAGTCCGAGGAGCTGCAATGGAAGAAGGGACTAATCATCGAAGGAATTGAAATAAGGCCCAAGAACTAA
- the LOC123064330 gene encoding putative disease resistance protein RGA3 yields the protein MSAVAEQVVGGFSSAVIQRVADKTMDYLGSNYNLSHATEELLTRLRTSLTMVKAITEVADNHLIISNSLTKWLRNLHTAAYEAEDVLDRFDCHEIVAGKRKVRELISSSVRALKSLVVPDEGMKMLECVVQKLDHLCAISNTFVELMKHDNLNAIKEERIVEETTSRVPIDVKVFGRDEVLELILKIMLGSSGSETEPSSVRAKLGARYRIAGVDVIPIVGMSGVGKTTLAQVIYNNENVKGHFKQRSWVYVSKHFGVKRTLQEMLRSFKGNYSSFGYAESLETTVNNIQSVIHQDGRFLLVLDNVWDEMCDQWNSLLTAIACDVPGSVVLVTTQSKRVADTVVTMCQVPLTPLPWESFWPVFRYYAFGTTDVVVENNQTLLLIGEQIAKKLDGLPLAAKVMGDLMRSRFAVDHWRSILESDWWDMSEVLCGILPYMGISYQDLQPTQRQSFAFCSIFPQNYLFDKDRLVNMWISHDFIQHSEFDGTRLEDIGSKLFDELVQRSFFQSTFDNKRYTMHNLVRALAIAVSSNECFLHKETSQRASPTVRHLSLQVGNQLHIHEANRYKNLRTILLFGHCDSNEIFDAVDNMLANSRSIRVLDLSHFEVMTSMLPNLALLRKLRFFDLSFTRVNNLRSFPCNLQFLYLRGYTCDSVPQSINRLASLRHLYVDATALSRIPGIGQLSQLQELENFSVGKKNGFMINELKSMQELSKKICISNIHIIKNRHEAKDACMIEKKHLEALVLTGRNVSKDVLEGLQPHPNLGELMIEGYGAINFPSWMLQGQIYTKLQSLHVGNCRLLAVLPPFGNFPSLRRLILDNLPLVKHVDGISFGCLRSLEDLRVSSMTSWIDWSHVEDDHGPLLPHVTRFELHNCPKLEEVPHLSFMSSLSELDISSCGNLVNALSQYVELLKCLESLKISYCDHQLLLFGHQLKSLKYLYLRKCGSLRLVDGLHCFPSLREVNVLGCPHILTEFSDQSTRQDEQAVHQLTSIITDSSLLSRNSFLPSVQVIEIAHIEDHYFTPEQEEWFEQLTSVEKIVFDNCYFLERLPSTLGRLASLKVLHIMTKPVAPRENFPQKLQEFIMHGFPVEAENDFKPGGSAWINISHVPYIRLNGKTIQNRQMDAASSSSNQQI from the coding sequence ATGTCTGCAGTTGCAGAGCAGGTGGTTGGTGGTTTCTCATCAGCTGTTATCCAACGTGTTGCTGACAAGACGATGGATTACCTAGGGAGCAACTACAATCTAAGCCATGCTACCGAAGAGCTTCTGACCAGACTGCGCACAAGCCTCACCATGGTGAAGGCAATTACCGAGGTGGCTGATAACCATCTTATCATCAGCAATAGCCTTACCAAGTGGCTAAGGAACCTCCATACTGCTGCCTATGAAGCCGAGGATGTGCTTGACAGATTTGATTGTCATGAGATAGTTGCCGGAAAGCGCAAGGTGAGGGAGCTCATTTCATCTTCGGTCAGGGCCCTGAAAAGTCTGGTTGTACCTGATGAGGGCATGAAAATGCTTGAATGTGTTGTGCAAAAGCTAGACCACCTTTGTGCAATCTCCAACACGTTCGTTGAGCTAATGAAGCATGATAATTTGAATGCCATTAAGGAGGAAAGAATTGTGGAAGAGACTACTTCTCGTGTTCCAATTGATGTCAAGGTGTTTGGCCGTGATGAAGTTCTAGAGTTAATACTGAAAATTATGTTGGGTTCATCTGGCTCTGAAACAGAACCCAGTAGCGTAAGAGCAAAACTTGGGGCAAGGTATCGCATTGCTGGTGTTGATGTTATTCCGATTGTTGGTATGAGCGGCGTTGGGAAGACCACCCTTGCTCAAGTCATTTACAATAATGAAAATGTAAAGGGTCACTTTAAGCAAAGATCATGGGTTTATGTTTCAAAACACTTCGGTGTGAAAAGAACATTGCAAGAGATGTTGCGCTCTTTTAAAGGAAACTATTCATCTTTTGGCTATGCAGAAAGTCTGGAAACAACTGTCAACAATATTCAaagtgtcatccatcaggatggaaGATTCCTTCTTGTTCTAGACAATGTTTGGGATGAGATGTGTGACCAGTGGAATAGTTTGCTTACTGCCATAGCTTGTGACGTGCCAGGAAGTGTTGTTCTTGTCACAACACAAAGCAAAAGGGTTGCAGACACAGTGGTGACAATGTGTCAAGTCCCACTAACACCTTTGCCATGGGAGAGTTTTTGGCCAGTTTTCCGGTATTATGCATTTGGCACCACTGATGTTGTGGTTGAGAACAATCAGACTCTTTTGTTAATTGGTGAACAAATAGCAAAAAAACTAGATGGTCTGCCATTAGCAGCGAAAGTCATGGGAGATTTGATGAGGTCCAGATTTGCTGTAGATCACTGGAGAAGCATCCTGGAGAGCGATTGGTGGGACATGAGTGAAGTTTTATGTGGAATCCTTCCATACATGGGAATTAGTTATCAAGACCTGCAACCTACACAGAGGCAGAGCTTCGCTTTCTGTTCGATTTTCCCACAAAACTACCTGTTTGACAAGGACAGATTGGTCAATATGTGGATTTCCCACGATTTCATCCAACACAGCGAATTTGATGGAACTAGATTAGAGGATATTGGGAGTAAATTGTTTGATGAACTTGTACAAAGATCATTTTTCCAGTCTACATTTGACAACAAGAGATACACTATGCACAATCTAGTAAGGGCTCTGGCAATTGCTGTTTCTTCAAATGAATGCTTCCTCCACAAAGAGACCTCACAGAGAGCATCACCAACTGTTCGCCACTTGTCTCTTCAAGTTGGTAATCAACTGCACATTCATGAGGCGAACAGGTATAAAAATCTTCGGACAATCTTACTGTTTGGTCATTGTGACAGTAATGAAATTTTTGATGCTGTTGACAATATGTTAGCCAACTCAAGAAGCATCCGAGTGCTAGATTTATCTCACTTTGAGGTGATGACGAGTATGCTGCCCAATCTTGCATTATTGAGAAAATTGAGGTTCTTCGATCTTTCTTTTACAAGAGTTAACAATTTGCGCAGCTTCCCTTGTAATCTTCAATTTTTATACCTCCGTGGGTATACATGTGACTCAGTTCCTCAAAGCATTAATAGGCTTGCCAGCCTACGACACTTGTATGTTGATGCTACAGCTCTGTCTCGAATTCCTGGTATTGGGCAGCTGAGTCAACTTCAAGAATTGGAGAACTTCAGTGTTGGAAAGAAAAATGGATTCATGATAAATGAGTTGAAGAGCATGCAAGAGCTATCTAAGAAAATATGCATCAGCAATATCCACATCATTAAGAACAGGCACGAGGCAAAAGATGCATGTATGATTGAGAAGAAACACCTTGAAGCACTGGTGTTGACGGGTAGAAATGTATCCAAAGATGTACTTGAAGGATTGCAGCCACACCCAAATCTAGGAGAGCTCATGATCGAAGGTTATGGGGCCATAAATTTCCCGAGTTGGATGTTACAAGGTCAAATATACACAAAACTTCAGTCCCTTCATGTTGGGAACTGTCGACTCCTAGCTGTACTTCCACCATTTGGAAATTTCCCTTCACTTAGGCGTCTCATTCTAGACAACTTGCCGTTAGTGAAGCATGTTGATGGAATATCTTTTGGTTGTCTTAGAAGTTTGGAGGACCTCAGAGTTTCTTCCATGACATCATGGATAGATTGGTCACATGTGGAAGATGATCATGGCCCTCTCCTTCCACATGTCACAAGGTTTGAACTTCACAACTGCCCTAAACTTGAAGAAGTACCACATTTGTCATTCATGTCTTCGTTATCAGAACTTGACATTTCATCTTGTGGGAACCTTGTCAATGCACTGTCACAATATGTGGAACTCTTAAAATGTCTTGAAAGTTTGAAGATATCTTACTGCGACCACCAACTCTTACTCTTTGGGCATCAGTTGAAATCATTGAAGTATCTATACCTCAGAAAATGTGGTTCGCTACGTTTGGTTGATGGGCTACACTGCTTTCCTAGCCTCAGGGAAGTCAATGTTCTTGGTTGTCCTCACATTCTTACTGAATTTTCAGACCAATCAACGAGACAAGATGAGCAGGCTGTACATCAGCTTACCAGTATAATTACagattcaagcttgttaagtagaaATTCTTTTCTCCCCTCAGTGCAAGTTATTGAAATCGCCCATATAGAGGACCATTATTTTACCCCAGAGCAGGAGGAATGGTTTGAACAACTAACCTCTGTCGAAAAAATTGTGTTTGATAATTGTTATTTTCTTGAACGACTCCCTTCTACACTAGGCAGACTCGCCTCCTTAAAGGTACTTCATATCATGACAAAACCAGTGGCCCCGAGAGAAAATTTTCCACAGAAACTCCAAGAATTTATTATGCATGGATTTCCAGTTGAGGCAGAAAATGATTTCAAACCTGGAGGATCAGCTTGGATAAACATTTCTCATGTTCCATACATCCGTCTTAATGGGAAGACGATCCAAAATCGACAAATGGATGCTGCCTCATCGTCTTCAAACCAACAAATTTGA